Proteins co-encoded in one Apis mellifera strain DH4 linkage group LG15, Amel_HAv3.1, whole genome shotgun sequence genomic window:
- the LOC726666 gene encoding mediator of RNA polymerase II transcription subunit 28, with protein MATPTNGNGNLIDEFEEAFQQCLSILITKDEGLGNNGIGVSGGLTVDKEEARSEVEQVTLRFIDLARQMEAFFLQKRFLLSALKPELVVKEDINDLRVELARKEDLIKRHYDKITVWQNLLADLQGWAKSPAQGPAPNGLPNGTQSGQNQQSANGGGNTTMQQQQQILQHQQLQQQQQQLQHLQQHQMQQQLHQQQVQQGSGAPPTSGLQGVGVAVGQQGMFMTQGAVGVTGTRAGFPVAGVGSSTLQGPLAFLEKTTSNIGMPERRS; from the exons ATGGCGACACCCACTAATGGTAACGGTAATCTTATCGATGAATTTGAGGAAGCATTTCag CAATGTTTGAGTATATTAATAACGAAAGACGAAGGGTTAGGAAACAATGGAATTGGAGTGTCTGGTGGTTTGACTGTGGATAAAGAAGAAGCACGTAGTGAAGTCGAACAAGTTACATTGAGATTTATAGATCTGGCAAGACAAATGGAAGCtttctttttgcaaaaaagatttttattatctgcATTGAAACCAGAATTAGTAGTAAAAGAAGATATCAATGATCTTCGAGTAGAATTAGCACGTAAAGAGGATCTCATAAAAAgacattatgataaaattacagTGTGGCAGAATTTATTAGCAGATTTACAAGGTTGGGCAAAATCTCCAGCTCAAGGTCCAGCACCTAATG gTTTACCAAATGGTACTCAAAGTGGACAAAACCAACAAAGTGCCAATGGAGGTGGAAATACAACAatgcaacaacaacagcaaatATTACAACATCAACAActtcaacaacaacaacaacaattgcAACATCTTCAGCAACATCAAATGCAACAACAACTTCATCAGCAACAG GTGCAGCAAGGATCTGGAGCACCTCCTACATCAGGTCTTCAAGGAGTTGGAGTTGCAGTAGGACAACAAGGAATGTTTATGACACAAGGAGCAGTAGGAGTAACAGGTACTCGAGCAGGATTCCCTGTTGCAGGTGTAGGAAGTAGTACACTTCAGGGTCCGCTCGCTTTCCTAGAAAAGACAACGAGCAATATAGGAATGCCCGAAAGGCGGAGTTGA
- the LOC552109 gene encoding E3 ubiquitin-protein ligase COP1 isoform X1 — protein MYFKIIKCILRNIIQLRRKMSAINDSNLGNDTTAGSSGGIGEYSDRMNKQHHSANVLHRISGTLEDKNNDYLCPICFEVIDEAHITRCGHTFCYRCIVKSLEANGRCPKCSYTLTQQDIFPNFLLHELISKYKTRIKGLAELGSSYAADGKHKLGNTDLSVPPHDGLRDIIAAESANLTLPDVNVMLEVLTQRKHLLEAETCAAQNKLLHEFLKHLLQQKEEQKNQLQKEIALIKRDMDEVENILRDVQNKCPKVEDLKKSSENDTAHVSAIRKEMIGLIDIIDSNMVKPNEKANIISNDTFINPTGSKKQNDYAIGSTLATRRKRMHAHFDDFVQCYFDSRAKELLLGHKSQSQSDSWQGTSSGLDVFRENLVKFSRYKSLRPLATLNYSSDIFNNSTIVSSIEFDKDNEFFAIAGVTKRIKVFDYSAVIRDTVDIHYPCVEMVSSSKISCVSWNSFHKGMLASSDYEGTVTVWDAATCQRTKTFQEHEKRCWSVDFNDVDTKLIASGSDDARVKLWSLNNDHSVASLEAKANVCCVKFNPRSSCHLAFGSADHCVHYYDLRNMKEALCIFKGHRKAVSYVKFINKEEIVSASTDSQLKMWNINNPHCLRSFVGHVNEKNFIGLTTDGDYVACGSENNALYVYYKGLSKQLFSYKFDAVRSILEIQERREEDLNEFVSAVCWKQMSNVVVAANSQGTIKILELV, from the coding sequence atgtattttaaaataattaaatgtattttaagaaatattattcaattaagaagaaagatgTCAGCTATCAATGATAGTAATTTGGGAAATGATACCACTGCTGGAAGTAGTGGAGGTATAGGTGAATATAGTGATAGAATGAATAAACAACATCACTCTGCAAATGTTCTTCATAGGATTAGTGGTACacttgaagataaaaataatgattatttatgtCCTATTTGTTTTGAGGTAATTGATGAAGCTCATATTACACGTTGTGGTCATACATTTTGTTATCGCTGTATAGTAAAGTCTTTAGAAGCCAATGGTCGTTGTCCAAAGTGTAGCTACACATTAACTCAAcaagatatttttccaaactttttgTTACATGAActgatatcaaaatataaaactagaaTTAAAGGTCTTGCTGAATTGGGATCATCATATGCAGCTGATGGTAAACACAAATTAGGTAATACAGATTTATCTGTACCGCCTCATGATGGATTAAGAGATATTATAGCAGCAGAAAGTGCTAATCTAACATTGCCTGATGTAAATGTAATGTTAGAAGTATTAACACAAAGAAAACATTTACTAGAAGCAGAAACATGTGCAGcacaaaataaattgttgcatgaatttttaaaacatctattacaacaaaaagaagaacaaaaaaacCAATTACAAAAGGAGATAGCATTAATTAAGAGAGATATGGATGAGgttgagaatattttaagagATGTTCAAAATAAATGTCCTAAAGTAGAAGACTTGAAAAAATCAAGTGAAAATGATACTGCACATGTATCAgctataagaaaagaaatgattggTCTTATAGACATAATAGATTCAAATATGGTAAAACCAAATGaaaaagcaaatattattaGCAATGACACATTTATTAATCCTACAGGAAGTAAGAAGCAAAATGATTATGCAATAGGATCTACATTAGCAACACGTAGAAAAAGGATGCATGCTcattttgatgattttgttCAATGTTATTTTGACTCTCGTGCTAAAGAACTACTCCTTGGTCATAAATCTCAGAGTCAAAGTGATTCATGGCAAGGCACTAGTTCAGGTCTTGATGTTTTTAGAGAAAATCTTGTcaaattttcgagatataaaTCCTTACGCCCACTTGcaactttaaattattcatcggatatttttaataattccactATTGTTTCAAGTATTGAATTTGATAAAGATAATGAATTCTTTGCAATAGCTGGAGTTACAAAACGTATAAAAGTATTTGACTATAGTGCTGTAATAAGAGATACTGTAGATATACATTATCCTTGTGTTGAAATGGTTTCAAGCTCTAAAATATCATGTGTTTCATGGAATTCCTTTCACAAAGGAATGCTAGCATCATCTGATTATGAAGGAACTGTAACAGTATGGGATGCTGCAACTTGTCAAAGAACTAAAACATTTCAAGAACATGAAAAGAGATGTTGGTCTGTTGACTTCAATGACGTAGATACTAAACTCATAGCATCAGGATCAGATGATGCTAGAGTTAAATTGTGGTCTTTAAACAATGATCATTCTGTAGCTTCATTAGAAGCAAAAGCTAATGTATgttgtgtaaaatttaatccacGTAGTTCATGTCATTTGGCATTTGGATCTGCAGATCATTGTGTCCATTATTATGATTTGCGTAATATGAAAGAAGCACTTTGCATTTTTAAAGGTCACCGTAAAGCTGTTtcatatgttaaatttataaataaggaAGAAATAGTATCTGCAAGTACCGATTCGCAATTAAAAATgtggaatattaataatccgcACTGTTTGCGATCGTTTGTTGGACATGtcaatgaaaagaattttataggtCTTACTACTGATGGTGATTATGTAGCATGTGGATCAGAAAATAATGcactttatgtatattataaaggaCTTTCAAAACAGTTATTCTCGTATAAATTTGATGCCGTTCGAAGTATATTAGAAATACAAgaacgaagagaagaagatcTAAATGAATTTGTATCTGCAGTTTGTTGGAAACAAATGTCCAATGTTGTAGTAGCAGCAAATTCTCAAGGAACTATTAAGATATTAGAATTAGTTTAA
- the LOC552109 gene encoding cytosol aminopeptidase isoform X3 — protein MYRGKGLQYGNSQLRFLSNISAMKKGLVLGIYEAEDENNISLTPTAINYDELVKGKLRQNIFLAGPKIPKGHARVFWGLDEKDYAGIAVVGLGKKNLGINQLEEIHEGKENIRIAAAAGCRALDAVEIKDIQLEALGDAEAAAEGAALSMWFYQGLKNKEKQKILPKVSLYGQEGEEQWRIGNIKAQAQNWARHLADTPANLMTPTIFSTEVHTILTKLGITVQIHNEEWAEQKKMGSFLSVSHGSCEPPKFIEIHYKNADNSQPVVFIGKGVTFDAGGISLKPSADMDEMRADMSGAACVVAAIRAAAELKLKLNIVGLIPLTENLPSGTATKPGDIVIAMNGKSIIVDNTDAEGRLILADALCYAQEFNPSFILDIATLTGAMRIALGGAATGVFTNNSTLFEKLKNAGTLSGDRVWRFPLWQHFTDEMTKKVKSADVRNVAKIKGGGSCTAAAFLREFVSNNTPWLHLDIAGVMGPGPDKLPYIPAGMTGRPTRTLIQFLQALC, from the exons atgtatag GGGTAAGGGTCTGCAATACGGAAATTCGCAGTTACGTTTCTTATCCAACATCTCGGCCATGAAG AAAGGATTGGTGCTTGGTATATACGAAGCAGAAGATGAAAACAACATTTCATTGACTCCTACGGCAATTAACTATGACGAACTAGTTAAAGGAAAACTgcgacaaaatattttttt AGCAGGTCCAAAAATTCCCAAAGGTCATGCTAGAGTATTTTGGGGTTTGGATGAAAAAGATTATGCAGGAATTGCAGTTGTTGGcctcggaaaaaaaaatcttggcaTAAATCAGCTTGAAGAAATACATGAAGGAAAGGAGAATATACGTATAGCAGCTGcag CTGGTTGCCGTGCACTAGATGCagttgaaataaaagatatacagTTAGAGGCTTTAGGAGATGCAGAAGCTGCAGCGGAAGGAGCTGCATTATCAATGTGGTTTTATCaaggattgaaaaataaagagaaacagAAAATACTTCCAAAAGTTTCATTGTATGGTCAAGAAGGAGA ggAACAGTGGCGAATTGGAAACATTAAGGCTCAAGCTCAAAATTGGGCACGTCATTTGGCAGATACTCCAGCCAATTTAATGACACCTACAATATTTTCTACAGAAGTGCATACAATTCTTACTAAATTAGGAATTACTGTACAAATTCACAATGAAGAATGGgcagaacaaaaaaaaatgggtTCTTTTCTTAGTGTATCTCATGGTAGTTGTGAACCaccaaaatttattgaaattcacTATAAAAATGCTGATAATTCCCAACCAGttgtttttattggaaaaggtGTCACCTTCGATGCTGGTGGCATTAGTCTTaag cCTTCAGCTGACATGGATGAAATGCGTGCAGATATGAGTGGTGCTGCATGTGTAGTAGCTGCTATTCGAGCTGCTGCAGAACTTAaactaaaattgaatattgttgGTTTGATACCTCTAACTGAAAATTTACCATCTGGAACTGCAACTAAGCCAGGAGATATTGTAATTGCAATGAATGGAAAGAGTATCATTGTAGATAACACAGATGCAGAAGGTAGACTTATTCTTGCAGATGCCCTTTGTTATGCTCAAGAATTTAATCCAAg TTTTATCTTGGACATTGCAACACTAACGGGTGCTATGAGAATTGCCTTAGGTGGAGCAGCAACTGGAGTTTTCACAAATAATAGTacattgtttgaaaaattaaaaaatgcagGCACTCTTTCTGGTGATAGAGTATGGAGATTTCCACTTTGGCAACATTTTACGGATGAAATGAcaa AAAAAGTTAAATCAGCTGATGTGAGAAATGTTGCAAAAATTAAAGGTGGAGGTTCATGCACTGCAGCTGCATTTTTACGCGAATTCGTATCGAATAATACTCCATGGTTACATTTAGATATTGCAGGAGTAATGGGTCCTGGACCTGATAAGTTACCATATATACCAGCAGGAATGACAGGTCGTCCGACTCGTACGCTGATCCAGTTTTTACAGGCATTGTGTTAA
- the LOC552109 gene encoding cytosol aminopeptidase isoform X2, producing the protein MALSLIRGKGLQYGNSQLRFLSNISAMKKGLVLGIYEAEDENNISLTPTAINYDELVKGKLRQNIFLAGPKIPKGHARVFWGLDEKDYAGIAVVGLGKKNLGINQLEEIHEGKENIRIAAAAGCRALDAVEIKDIQLEALGDAEAAAEGAALSMWFYQGLKNKEKQKILPKVSLYGQEGEEQWRIGNIKAQAQNWARHLADTPANLMTPTIFSTEVHTILTKLGITVQIHNEEWAEQKKMGSFLSVSHGSCEPPKFIEIHYKNADNSQPVVFIGKGVTFDAGGISLKPSADMDEMRADMSGAACVVAAIRAAAELKLKLNIVGLIPLTENLPSGTATKPGDIVIAMNGKSIIVDNTDAEGRLILADALCYAQEFNPSFILDIATLTGAMRIALGGAATGVFTNNSTLFEKLKNAGTLSGDRVWRFPLWQHFTDEMTKKVKSADVRNVAKIKGGGSCTAAAFLREFVSNNTPWLHLDIAGVMGPGPDKLPYIPAGMTGRPTRTLIQFLQALC; encoded by the exons ATGGCATTGTCTCTTATCAGGGGTAAGGGTCTGCAATACGGAAATTCGCAGTTACGTTTCTTATCCAACATCTCGGCCATGAAG AAAGGATTGGTGCTTGGTATATACGAAGCAGAAGATGAAAACAACATTTCATTGACTCCTACGGCAATTAACTATGACGAACTAGTTAAAGGAAAACTgcgacaaaatattttttt AGCAGGTCCAAAAATTCCCAAAGGTCATGCTAGAGTATTTTGGGGTTTGGATGAAAAAGATTATGCAGGAATTGCAGTTGTTGGcctcggaaaaaaaaatcttggcaTAAATCAGCTTGAAGAAATACATGAAGGAAAGGAGAATATACGTATAGCAGCTGcag CTGGTTGCCGTGCACTAGATGCagttgaaataaaagatatacagTTAGAGGCTTTAGGAGATGCAGAAGCTGCAGCGGAAGGAGCTGCATTATCAATGTGGTTTTATCaaggattgaaaaataaagagaaacagAAAATACTTCCAAAAGTTTCATTGTATGGTCAAGAAGGAGA ggAACAGTGGCGAATTGGAAACATTAAGGCTCAAGCTCAAAATTGGGCACGTCATTTGGCAGATACTCCAGCCAATTTAATGACACCTACAATATTTTCTACAGAAGTGCATACAATTCTTACTAAATTAGGAATTACTGTACAAATTCACAATGAAGAATGGgcagaacaaaaaaaaatgggtTCTTTTCTTAGTGTATCTCATGGTAGTTGTGAACCaccaaaatttattgaaattcacTATAAAAATGCTGATAATTCCCAACCAGttgtttttattggaaaaggtGTCACCTTCGATGCTGGTGGCATTAGTCTTaag cCTTCAGCTGACATGGATGAAATGCGTGCAGATATGAGTGGTGCTGCATGTGTAGTAGCTGCTATTCGAGCTGCTGCAGAACTTAaactaaaattgaatattgttgGTTTGATACCTCTAACTGAAAATTTACCATCTGGAACTGCAACTAAGCCAGGAGATATTGTAATTGCAATGAATGGAAAGAGTATCATTGTAGATAACACAGATGCAGAAGGTAGACTTATTCTTGCAGATGCCCTTTGTTATGCTCAAGAATTTAATCCAAg TTTTATCTTGGACATTGCAACACTAACGGGTGCTATGAGAATTGCCTTAGGTGGAGCAGCAACTGGAGTTTTCACAAATAATAGTacattgtttgaaaaattaaaaaatgcagGCACTCTTTCTGGTGATAGAGTATGGAGATTTCCACTTTGGCAACATTTTACGGATGAAATGAcaa AAAAAGTTAAATCAGCTGATGTGAGAAATGTTGCAAAAATTAAAGGTGGAGGTTCATGCACTGCAGCTGCATTTTTACGCGAATTCGTATCGAATAATACTCCATGGTTACATTTAGATATTGCAGGAGTAATGGGTCCTGGACCTGATAAGTTACCATATATACCAGCAGGAATGACAGGTCGTCCGACTCGTACGCTGATCCAGTTTTTACAGGCATTGTGTTAA
- the LOC113219250 gene encoding protein app1-like translates to MSRRPGLTRTEQLRQAKTARELQERAARLPPPEPLKVRKRHVRPEPKKLDFTRPGMTKAMLARLKQAEKFKQEYERKQEVQLPRRTPAPIGGDPRFGRERVPPRRPPRAPPAVTPRPPAVTPRPPSPVAGPSVPRVPSPPRRPVTPKKPIPKKTTDLAKMMNADVIQAEPVGDGVINNIVIPPGAVSEERTTIISVAQPPVEETQISEAASRSIQVISETLNEQDAAESAAVQSKLADLQQARRDFVIAAANVGASAFALEDITPPELFDVTPPPSIAAPEIVAPRRYVRVPELHEEFLQPEYGMDHPDIIAAREHMRKVKAEIQAREAAKRIEEEFERLERLQAAAEQPEEVPIEVPLPVPLEEDIAWEEREGIRIKAHIPPPPKIPETYQYEPFDPEQLERFFDIETYPPCEPCGPPPGREHLPPDLWELEDPWYKPPPEDEPDLMEFSDLIKF, encoded by the exons ATGAGTCGACGTCCAGGTCTAACGAGAACTGAACAACTTCGTCAAGCCAAAACTGCCAGAGAGCTGCAAGAAAGAGCTGCAAGACTTCCACCACCAGAACCATTAAAAGTACGCAAACGGCATGTTAGGCCTGAACCAAAAAAATTGGACTTCACTAGACCAGGAATGACTAAAGCAATGTTAGCTAGACTAAAACAagctgaaaaatttaaacaagaatATGAACGTAAGCAAGAAGTTCAATTACCTAGGAGAACACCTGCACCAATAGGAGGTGATCCCAG atttggtAGGGAAAGAGTACCACCAAGACGTCCTCCACGCGCACCTCCGGCTGTAACTCCACGACCTCCGGCTGTAACTCCACGACCTCCAAGTCCAGTTGCTGGACCTAGTGTGCCACGTGTACCTTCTCCTCCCAGAAGACCTGTTACTCCAAAGAAACCTATACCTAAAAAAACCACTGATTTAGCTAAAATGATGAATGCTGATGTAATTCAAGCTGAACCAGTTGGTGATggagtaataaataatattgtaataccTCCTGGAGCAGTAAGTGAAGAACGTACTACCATTATTAGTGTAGCACAACCACCTGTAGAAGAAACACAAATATCAGAAGCAGCTAGTCGTTCAATTCAAGTGATCag TGAAACTCTTAATGAGCAAGATGCTGCAGAATCTGCAGCAGTTCAAAGTAAATTAGCAGATTTGCAACAAGCTAGGAGAGATTTTGTTATTGCGGCTGCAAATGTTGGTGCTAGTGCTTTCGCTCTTGAAGATATCACTCCTCCTGAATTATTTGATGTCACTCCTCCTCCATCTATTGCTGCTCCTGAAATTGTTGCTCCAAGACGATATGTTcg AGTTCCTGAATTAcatgaagaatttttacaacCTGAATATGGTATGGATCATCCAGATATTATTGCCGCTCGTGAACATATGAGAAAAGTTAAAGCTGAGATACAAGCAAGAGAAGCAGCtaaaagaatagaagaagaatttgaaagaCTTGAAAGATTACAAGCAGCTGCAGAACAACCAGAAGAAGTACCAATAGAGGTACCTTTACCAGTACCTTTAGAAGAAGATATAGCTTGGGAAGAACGAGAAGGCATAAGAATAAAAGCTCATATTCCTCCACCTCCTAAAATACCAGAAACTTATCAATATGAACCCTTTGATCCTGAAcaattagaaagattttttgatattgaaacTTATCCACCTTGTGAACCATGTGGACCACCACCAGGTAGAGAACATTTACCTCCTGATTTGTGGGAATTAGAAGATCCATGGTATAAACCACCTCCAGAAGATGAACCAgatttaatggaattttcagatttaataaaattttga